Genomic segment of Candidatus Obscuribacterales bacterium:
ATCCCAGATTAGCTATGAAACCCTGTTGAAGGTGTTTTGGGAGAGCCATAACCCTACTCAAGGTATGCGCCAAGGTAATGATGTAGGTACGCAATATCGATCTGGAATCTATACCTATTCTCCAGAACAGCAGCAGGCGGCAGTCGCCTCCAAACAGGTCTATCAAACAGCAATCCAGTCCGCTGGCTATGGAGCGATCACGACTGAAATTCTAGATGCGCCAACGTTTTACTATGCGGAAGAGTATCACCAACAGTATTTAGCTAAGAATCCCAACGGTTACTGTGGATTGGGTGGAACCAACGTATCTTGCCCCGTGGGTACAGAGGTTGAAGCTCGGGCATAACCCATAGCACCAAGTTTCCGCAAAACAGCTAGAGCGTAGATGCATTCTACGCTCTAGCTGTTAATATGGCTTAAATAACCCAGCTTATTGGCGGATGACGCTAGGCTACTTTGAGCAGAAACTAGAGAAGATTGTGTAAAAAATCTATAGTTGTCCAAGGTTCCGCCCTCAGCATCCGTTAAGAGTGGGTATCTGAGATCCAAGATCCGTTGAGCTCTCGGACAAGAGCATCCACGTTACTAGCAATGAGGGTACGAATCTCTTCGTCATAGACAGGTAAGTGGGCAAACCAGGCCTCTAGCTCGTCTAGCTCATAGGGCGTTAGGTTCGTCAGTTTTGATTGAAGCTCTACTGGCATGTCCATGGCAATTCTCACGGGGCTACTGAATAGTAAACTGGAAGGTTGTAATGTGACGGGTTGATCGTTGCTCGGGCATGATCAAAAACGTAAGCAACGCGACGGTTGGATTGATTGTGGGTGGTCGTTAGGAACCCAACGTTTAAGTTCCGATCGCAGGCTGGAGAGTAACCATGACCTGAGTATTGATGAACAAAGACCCATCCTTCAGCAAGGCAAGGATGTGGGGTCTCAGCGGGGCTTCAGTATATACCACAGGGTCATGAGTCACTATTCCAGACAATACCTCTCAGATGTTTGGGAAAGGTATGACGACTAAACTTCACAGAATTAAGGACTTAAGGACAAAACGCTCATGACTTGGGGGGGAGTGCCTGATCGCTATCGCATCTTGATAGATAGGATTACAACATCAGGCTTTTCTTCGTCCTACGCCAACAGGTATGAAGATAGACATCACCCCCATACTGCTGCACGACGTTGATCAACAGATTTCAAGGTAAGGGTTAAGGTCTAGATGGCTGGAGTATCCAAATACTGGCAGCCTCTAAGAAAAAAATCAGTGATTTTGCTTACAAAGTTGGCTAGTCATGTGAGACTTAAGTCTAATTCTAGCGATCGCGCTCTATTTTCTCAAGCTGTTATAAGATTAATTGCGTATTTTCACTGAAACAACATCTATACTGGTTTAGCTTCATAAAAGCTATAAATTTCTGTTTCAGAAACAAGGTAAAATTACCAGCCCTTCAGTATAAAAAGCTCACACCCGGCCACCCATGGTTACCCTCTGCTGCTGGAAGAAGCCCGCACCAATGCTGCCGGTGTTGGGAGTAGGTCAATCAGGGGGAGCGATCGGCAGCTCAAACCATAGGGTTGTTCCTTGACCATAGGTGCTAGAGACGCCAATGGTTCCATGGTGTGCTTCAATGATTTGCTGACAGATATACAATCCTAAGCCTAGGCCCAGGGTTTGGCGGGCGTTGGGCCCACGAGTGCAAAGATTGAACAGTTGATCACATTGTTCTGCCGAGAGGCCAGGCCCGTTGTCATGGATGGTGCAGCGGAGATACTTGCCCATGACTTGGGCGGCCAGCTGTAGATGGATCCCATGGGCGTTGTAGCGTAGGGCATTAGAGATGAGGTTGTGATAGACCCGGTGTAGCTGTGTCGGATCTGCCTTCACGAGCGGCAGGGTGTCTGGGATTCTCACGGACACGATCGCTTCAGCGTCTTGTATAGAAGAATACAGATCGCCAAGAACCTTCTGTACTGAATTTTCTAAAGAGAGCGGTTGGCAATGGAGCTGAATGCCTTGGGTTTCGAGCGTATAGGCTTCGAGTAAGGAATCAATCAGTTCAACTTGGCGATCGCCGCTCTCAATCATGCGGTCTAGAATGCCTTGAGACAGCGTTGTTTCACCGGCTGGATTGCGTAAATTCCTTAAGACCATCAACGTGCCCAAGACGGGGTTACGGAGGTCATGGGATACGGCATGGAGAAAGAGACGAATTTGCCGGCGCAACTCAAACTCCTGTCGCATCATCCGCTCGTAGAGATATACGCCTAGGTTTGAGATCAAACAGACGGAAAAAAGCTGAAATGCAGTCAGGGAATATACTGCAGAGCCCATAGCAGGGGTAAGATCGGTGCGAGCCGCAAAGTGAACGTTTTCAAAGCCAAGGAGCATCGCTCCAGCCACACTGCCCAAAAGAACAACCTGAGACAGCAGATGCAGCCGCCAGCGCACGGGGATCAAAATGGCTTGGGCTGTGAACACAATCATCCAACTGACGGGGTTGAAGATGACTTCCCCTCGAAGAAATACCTGGATCTGGGGCAAAAAGGAAATTGACCAAGATAGCCATAAAAAGAGCCATCCTGGATAGTTCCGAGCGCGGAAGTCCTTCAGCAAGACCAACCCCAAGACTAGTCCCAGACCTTGAGCAATGGAGCTCACGATACAGCGGTAGGATAGCCCTGGCGTGAGGCTCACCGATTGCTCCAGCGTCACGGCTGGGATCACCACAAGCAGATTGAGCGCGGTTAAACAGCTCAACAAGATAATAGCCAGGATGCCAATTAAGCGTAATCGTTCAAGCATGAAGCGATGTTGCCATTTTGGATAGTCCAGTGAGGAGGAGGACGGCATCCAAGGTATTAAGCGATCGCACCATGGCTTAAATGAAATCAGCGTTAGCCTAGGCCACTGAAGATGCTGTGGAGTTTTTGCATTCACATTGGAGCAACTATGAGCTACAGTCTCCACTGTACGAGATCACTGCCCATCTCACTAGCTCCCAGTGGTTCACCCTTTTGGATGAAGGCTAGGACAAGAATGGATCCTGATGGGGCGATCGCATGGAATCCTGACTGGAAAACTGCTGGAGAAAATCTTGCGGGGTGTCGTAAATTTCCAGAACGGTATCCAGGCAAGACATTTCCACGGCCATGCGAGCTTGACCACTGAGGGAGCACAACGCCAGCCGTCCACCCACCTTCTTCACCCGCTTGCTAGCAATCACCAACGCTCCTAGACCACTACTGTCCATGAAGATGACGTCCTGCAGATCTAGAAGCAAGCAGGCGACATTGGATTCTAAACTTTGGGTGACCCAGTGCAGGATATCTGGCGCACTGGTTGAGCTAAGGATGCGCGTGGTCGGACGGAAGATTCGATAGGGGACAAACATAATGCAACCTAGAAAACCGACTGGCTGAGCAAGGTCCATGGCGAGGCCGACCCTGGGTCAATCCACTTTTCTGTCCCAGGGTTGGATATCCGGATCCTGGCTAGCTAGTCTTGCCAAGCGTGATCTAGATTAATGGCTGGATGGTGCAGATTTATATTCGATCAGCGTAGCTTGACGACGGAAGATTCGACGGAGATGAAACTGGAGTTGCCCCTGCAGTTCTGGAAATTTTCCGATGGTGCAAAACCAGCCATACCATCGAGCCACACCTGGGTCGTAGCCCTTACCTTGGGCATAGCGAGCTGTTCGCAGGGCAGACACTGGATAGAGAGCCAGCAGCAGCAAACTAAGCCCCGAGGTGATCCCAGCCGTTCCTAGGATGACGACCGGGATCACCAGCCCCCATATCCAAATCCGGCGGCTTTCTTTGACCCAATGCTGTTGAGGACTGCGGCCATGCATCCAACTGCCTTGGGCGAAGGCGTGACCCGATCGCTGCGATCGCTTCCACCACTGGGAAAACTGAGTCATCTGGGCATCATGTAGGGTCATCTCTGCATCCAGACGGAAAATTTTCCAATCCTGCTGACGCAGCCGCACACATAGCTCCGGCTCCTCCCCAGCAATCAAACTAGGGTTGAAGCCATTCACCTGTTGCACTGCCGCCACCCGCATCATGGCATCACCGCCACAGGCCGTAGCTTCCCCCACCGGGGTATCCCATTCAATGTCACAGATTTGGTTGTAGATCGAGGCTTCGGGAAAACGCTCCCGCCGCCGTCCACAGACTACCGCCAGATCCGGGCGATCACTCAAGGCTTGGCGAGCCGTCTCCAACCAGCCTGGCACCACTTCACAATCTCCATCGACAAATTGCACAAAGGTGAGATCGGGCTGGAGCTGCAGCAGTCGTTCAAAGCCAGCATTCCGGGCGCGGGCAGCGGTGAAGGGAATCGATAGATCTAGCACCACCACCTCAACCCCGAGAGATTGGGCAAACTCGACGCTGCCGTCCGTGGAGCCAGAATCGACGTAGACCACCACATCAGCTTGGCCCACCACCGACTTTAAACAGCGCTGCAGACGATCGCCTTCATTGCGACCGATCGCGACTAATCCAATTGTGTTCAAGGGATACCTCACTCATTGATGAGGGGCGATCGCCCCATGGGTTTGCTTCTACCATGCCCAATCCAGCTTAGCTTCGGCAAGCCGCGATCGCCCCATGAACCGTTTAGGTGCCCCATCAGATACACAAGCTAACCAAGACAAGGATGATCTCTAGGAGTCAAGACTCACCTCATGTCTGAGCGTTTCCTCTTCCCTGAGCAACCTATCTCTGAGGGAGAGATTGCATCCGGCTCGTGATAAATATCACTCAGCGACGGGTTTGAGATCAGCAGAACAACGAGGGTTACCTCACATCGTTGCACGATGGAGATCAAGATCAATCGCTAGAACTATCACAGAACTGTCTCAGCTCTGTCACAGGGAATTCTCAGAACTTTGATTATCGTAAAGGAGTCGTAAAGCAATGGGTCAGACACTATGCAAGCTCAAATCAAACTACAGATGATGTCATGGGATCGCATTAATATCCGACTATTGCTGACGCGGGAATCGGGATTGCTGCAGAAAATCAATCCATTTCATACCTCGCTTGATCACGATATTCATATTGCCGTCGAGCGATCGCCTGATGATGATCTGCCCCCAGTGCATGATTTGGTTGAGCTGGAAATTTTGATGCGTCCTGCCTAATTCTTTCGTTTTTAGCGGAACTTTTTTCATCCCTTGAACATCAGGGTGGTAGGTTTGATCGTATTTACCCCACCTAGGATTAACATACCCAGCCCCCTTAAAGCTTGCCCAGGTGCATCCTATGCCAACAGGCGATCGCCCCTTCAGTAATATCTGAATCATTGGACTGCTGTGGATCGTTGGAGCAAGCCTCCAACTGGCTCAATCCACGGCTCGCCCAATTGCCAACAAGCTGATGTCCTAGGTGATTCTAGACTGGAAAACCTGCCTAATGACTTGATGACAGCGATCCCCAACTTGCATCATCAGGCCACAAACCTGGAAGACTGGCATACCATCCGAAGGTGACAGGACAGACCAACGTTGAAGCGATCGCGTCAACATCACCTCAACATGAATATCTTTCAGCAAATTTGGGTATCCTGGGCACGCCTGCGATTTGCACATTACTAGGGACTCTGTATGGCTGATCCGTCCTTAACGCCTTCTCCCGAGCCCACACCTGATCCTGCGGCCAAACCGTCCCTAAAAGCACGGGCCATCCGGGGATCCATGTGGACGCTAGGCGGCTATGGTGCCAATCAGGTTCTACGATTTGCCAGCAATTTAGTTCTGACCCGCCTGTTGTTTCCAGAAGCCTTTGGGCTAATGTCGCTGGTGCAGATTTTTCTGCAGGGGCTAGAAATGTTTTCCGACATTGGCATCAAGCCCAGCATCATTCACGATAAGCGGGGCGATGATCCAGCCTTTCTCAACACCGCCTGGACGATTCAAGCCGGTCGCGGCGTGGGGCTGTGGCTGTTGTCCTGCGCGATCGCGTTCCCGGCGTCCCAGTTCTACCGCGAACCCATGCTCACCCAGCTTTTGCCCGTGGTGGGGTTAACGGCATTAATCTCCGGCTTCACCTCCACCAAGCTGCCCACTGCCAACCGCAATCTTCGCCTTGGGTTGGTGACCAGCTTAGAACTCACCTCCTATGTGGTGGGTTTGGTGGTGATGGTTTTCTGTGCTTGGCGGTATGAATCGGTCTGGGCGCTGGTGGCAGGGGGGCTGGTAGATAGCCTGTTGCGCATGACCCTCAGCCATGTGATGCTGCCGGGCATCTCCAACCGCTTTCATTGGGAGCCAGAGGCCTTCAAGTCCCTCTATCGCTTTGGGCGCTGGATTTTTATTAGCACCGCGCTGACGTTCTTGGCCGGTCAGGGCGATCGCTTGATTCTGGGACGATTGCTAGACGTGCGATTTTTGGGGGTTTACACCATCGCCGTCACCCTAGCGCGCTTCCCCCGCCAAGCCATTTCTCAGGTGATCGATCGCGTCCTGTTTCCCTCCTATGCCGAACTGATTCGCGATCGCCCCGAGCGAGTCTATACCAATCTACGAAAAAGCCGCCTCACCTTAATAGGAATTGGCTGGGGTATTTCCCTAACGTTTATTCTGTTTGGCCCCGCTATTATCAACACTTTATATGATGAACGCTATGCTGATGCTGGCTGGATCATTCAGATTATTTCATTGGGATCATTAATTGGTGTTGTGGGCGGCACCTATGACGGTATTTTGATGGCCAAAGGCAAGACTTTCTTGGTGTCCTTTTTGTTGGTTGTGCAAATTTCAGTGCAGTTAGCCGCGATGGTCATCGGCTATCAGCTCAATGGTCAACCGGGTGTGGTGTGGGGGTTAGCCAGTGTGACCTGGTTTGCCTATCCTGTGAAAGCCATCATTTTCTCTAAGTTTTCGCTCTGGCAGCCGGAGGTTGATATTCCGGTGCTTGGTGCTGCCATCGTGATTATTTGGGGCTCAACCTATATGCTGAGTTCTATTTAGCCTATCAGCATGATTTATGGCAGTTGTCGTGATGGTTTTCAAGATTCATGCATCCTCTTCATCAAGTTCTATCAGGTGTGTCTGCTGGTTTTAAGGAACAGTCTCATCATCTCTAGCAACCTCATGTATTAACTTCAAAAACCTTCAACCAACTGAGCTAGTTCAGCAGATTTATTTCAGCACCAGAGATTCAACCCAAGAGACACCATGATCCAACAGCCAGATGCCTTAACCGCAAAACTGTTTCGAGCCTATTACAAGGCTAACTTGGTCGTTCGTCGTAAGTCCTATGAGTATCTATGGATATTGGGACATATGCGATCGGGTTCATCGATGTTCACCCATATTCTTAACACTAATCCAGAAATTTCTGGCTATGGAGAAACCCATGTTTTTTACTGGAATGAACATGATTTAACTCACTTAATGTGTGATGTTAAATATGCCCTAAAGCAACTTGATATGAGCGATCGCTTTATCATGGATAAAATTCTCCATGATATGCATATTAAAGACGAATCACTCCTCAATCATCCTCGTATCTCCATCATTTTTCTCCTGCGAGATCCGGCAGAAACCTTGTCTAGCATGGTCAAGCTATGGGGCGAAACCGGAGATGACGGAGTCCAGCTCTATTCTGTAGAAGACTACACTCAATATTATTGCGATCGCCTCCGAAGCATCCAGCGCTATGCCGAAATCATGGAGCATCCTAAGCGAGCATTTTTCCTCACCCATGCCCAGCTCATTCACCAAACAGATGCTATTTTTCGAGCTTTAGAACAGCATCTAGCTCTCAAATTTCCCCTTTCTGAACAGTATGAAAAAACACCGGTAACTGGACAGCGAAAAGTAGGTGACTGGTCTGGAAATTTAGAATCTGGAACCATTATTCGCAATCCTAAAAAAACACTCTATAACCTAGATCCACATCTTCTTGAGCGGGCCAATCAAGCCTTTCAAGACTGTTGTCAAACCTTAAGCCAGCGATGTACTAGCCTGCCCATATCCTAGGATGAATCGTGAGCCAGATGGTGAAACAAACCTCGAAGACCTCCCCCAACCCCTTTGCCAGAGAGGTAGAAGGGCTTTGAAACCACCTTTCGTCCACCTTTTGTCCCTTTGTGAGATGAGCTGATGTCAAACGTGCCTATTGACTGCGATCGCCCCCCTCGGGTCTCGGTCATTTTGCCGGTTTACAACTCTGAACGCTACCTAGCTGAAGCAATTGAGAGTATCTTGTCCCAAACCTTTGAGGACTTTGAGCTGTGGATCGGCGATGACTGTTCTAGCGATCGCTCCCTCGCCATCGTTCAAACCTATGCCGCTCAAGATGCCCGGATCCATGTGCTGGCTAACCCCACCAATCTAGGGGTGTCGGCCACCCGCAATCGCCTCCAGGCCCAAGCCCAAGGCGAGTTCATTGCCGTCATGGATGCCGATGACATTGCCCTGCCCGATCGCCTTAGCCAGCAGGTCAGCTTTCTTCATGACCATCCAGAGGTGGTGTGTGTGGGTGGGAACCATGCTCTGATCGATGCCGAGGGTCGCCTGCTCACCTACCTGGCCCTCCCCCCAGATAATGAGGCGATTCAACAATCTGCCCTCGCCGGCCATGGCAGTATTTGCCATCCCTGTGCCATGATGCGTCGCAGCACGCTACAGCAGATTGGCGGCTATGACGAATCGCTGAAAAGCGCCTTAGATTTAGACCTGTGGCTGCGGCTGGGCGAAGTGGGGCATCTGGCTAATCTGCAAACCGTTGTGCTGCACTATCGGCTCCATGCCCATTCCATTAGTGAAACGCGCAGTACGGAACAGCGGCACAATGCACGACGGGTTTGCGAACGCGCCTGGCAGCGGCGCGGTATCGAGGGCAGCTTTGAAGCGGGCTATGCTTGGCGGCCCACCGCCGATCCTGAGTCCCAGCATCACTTTATGCTTAAGTATGGCTGGTGGGCCTTCAATAGCCGCCAGCGCCAAACCGCCATGGTCTATGGGTGGCGGGCGATCAAACTGCGTCCCTTCCAAGCCGATGGCTGGATACTCCTAGGCTGTGCGATCGCCAAGCCAATGCCGTCGGAGGAACCTTAGCTGTCCTCTAGGAGACCTTTGGAAAAAGAGTCCGTTCATTCACCCAGTAGGAGAGCGATCGCACCATGCAGACTTTGGAACTACCGCCACCGCTCGTTAGCGTGATTATTCCGATGTATAACGCCGAGGGCTATATTACTCAGGCGCTGCAGTCGGTGCTGCAAGAAACCACGATTCCCTTGGAGGTGATTGTGGTCAACGATCGCTCTAGCGATCGCTCCCTAGAACGAGTGCAGGCGATTCAAGATGCTCGATTGCGGGTCGTCAACGGAGCCAAGGCGGGCATTTCCACCACCATGAATCTGGGGCTAGCGGCAGCGCGGGGTACGATCATCATGCGTTGTGATGCCGATGATCTGTTTACCCCTGGCCGCATTGCCTCCCAAGCCAATTGGCTGCTGCAGCATCCAGACTATGGCGCGGTTTGCGGTAGCTACGACATCATTGCGCCCAACGGCTCTTTTGTCCTGCAGCACGACACCGGCGGCACGCCGGAAGAGGTCACTGACGAACTCCAGCAAGGCATCACCCGCACCCACCTCTGCACCTTTGCCATCCGCACGGATATTTTGCGGCTCCTGGGCGGTTTTCGTCCCTATTTTGAAACCGGCGAAGATATTGACCTACAGCTGCGCCTGGCTGATATCTGCCGGGTGTTTTACCAGATCGAGTCGCGCTATTGCTACCGCCTGCACAACGACTCCATCACCCATATGATTCCCTCCGAGCGACGGGTCTTTTTTGATCGCATCGCCCGCACGTTTCAGCAGCAGCGCCAGCATCAAGGGCAGGATGATCTGCAACATGGCATCTTTCCGCCCATTCCCCAAGGTTCCGAGTCGCGATCCTATTCATCCAATGAACAAATTCAGGGATTTTTACAGGGTCGGGCCTGGCAGGCTCTCAGCCAAGGACAGCGGCGGAATGCCTTGAAGCTAGGGGTGCGATCGCTCCTGGCCAATCCCGGACATCTGCCAACCTGGAGCAACTTTTTGGTGTTACTGGCCAAACTGCCAACCCAGAAAGCACAGCCGGCACCTGGTCACCCCAATCGACCTATGGCCGAAGCACCCCAGCCCCCCGCTGAACCGGTCACCTCAGAGTTGAATCGAGATGCATGATAGCGATCGCGCCAACCTGGGCAACTTGAGGGTAGATTTACGGATCTGCTACCGTTGAGCCTTAGTATCTTGCAGCCAAGGAGCTAGATTTGGTCGTTCTGACATACCTATGCTGGGCGATCGCCCTGATCGTCTGCATTCCAGTTCTCACCTTCACCCTTGAATGTTGGCTAGCCATGCTGCCGGGGCGATCGCCCTCCCTATCGGTCAACGCACCACGATTGGCGGTGCTCATCCCCGCGCACAATGAGGCGTTGGGAATTCAAGACACCCTGGCCGCGCTGATGCCCCAACTGGTAGAGGGCGATCGCCTGATCGTCATTGCCGATAACTGCAGCGATGACACCGCCGCCATCGCCCGATCGGCGGGAGCCACGGTGCTCGAACGCCAGAATCTTGACCAGCGGGGCAAGGGCTATGCCCTAGATTTTGGGCTGCGCTCCCTCGATGCGGATCCGCCGGATATTGTGGTGATGGTGGATGCTGACTGCACCCTGCTGCCCGGAGCCTTGCGCACCATCGCCCAGCAGTCTGCCCGATCCCAGCGCCCGGTACAGGCTTTGTATTTGATGGAGCAGCCGCCCGAGCCCAGCGCCAAGGATTCGGTGTCGGCCCTGGCCTTTATGGTGAAGAATCGGGTGCGGCCGCGAGGTTTGCAGCGCTTGGGCTTGCCCTGCCTGCTCACCGGCACCGGCATGGCCTTTCCCTGGGAAATGATTCGGCAATCGCCCTTAGCCAGCGGCAACATTGTGGAAGATATGCAGTTGGGTTTAGACCTAGCGATCGCCGGTGCACCGCCCCAGTTTTGCGAAACGGCGCGGGTGATCGGTCGCTTGCCCCAGCAGGATCAGGCCGCCACCAGCCAACGCACCCGCTGGGAGCATGGTCATTTGCAAACCTTGGTGACCCAAGTTCCCCGGTTACTGACCACGGCGATCACCCGTCAGCGCCTTGGGGTCTTGGCCCTAGCGTTGGACTTGGCCGTACCACCCCTGTCGCTGTTGGTGATGCTGTGGGGTGCCGCTATGATGGGGGCGATCGCCGCTGGCTGGCTGGGTGTGTCTTGGGCGATCGCCGGCTTTTTGGGTCTGCAGGGCCTGCTGCTGCTAT
This window contains:
- the msrA gene encoding peptide-methionine (S)-S-oxide reductase MsrA encodes the protein MGLFGFGKKLSLPTAQEALAGRAKTMPIPSKHFVNGNPLNPDLSGLEQAMFGLGCFWGAERKFWQLPGVIVTAVGYAAGITPNPTYQEVCSGLTGHNEVVWLAFDPSQISYETLLKVFWESHNPTQGMRQGNDVGTQYRSGIYTYSPEQQQAAVASKQVYQTAIQSAGYGAITTEILDAPTFYYAEEYHQQYLAKNPNGYCGLGGTNVSCPVGTEVEARA
- a CDS encoding HAMP domain-containing sensor histidine kinase, giving the protein MLERLRLIGILAIILLSCLTALNLLVVIPAVTLEQSVSLTPGLSYRCIVSSIAQGLGLVLGLVLLKDFRARNYPGWLFLWLSWSISFLPQIQVFLRGEVIFNPVSWMIVFTAQAILIPVRWRLHLLSQVVLLGSVAGAMLLGFENVHFAARTDLTPAMGSAVYSLTAFQLFSVCLISNLGVYLYERMMRQEFELRRQIRLFLHAVSHDLRNPVLGTLMVLRNLRNPAGETTLSQGILDRMIESGDRQVELIDSLLEAYTLETQGIQLHCQPLSLENSVQKVLGDLYSSIQDAEAIVSVRIPDTLPLVKADPTQLHRVYHNLISNALRYNAHGIHLQLAAQVMGKYLRCTIHDNGPGLSAEQCDQLFNLCTRGPNARQTLGLGLGLYICQQIIEAHHGTIGVSSTYGQGTTLWFELPIAPPD
- a CDS encoding STAS domain-containing protein, whose product is MFVPYRIFRPTTRILSSTSAPDILHWVTQSLESNVACLLLDLQDVIFMDSSGLGALVIASKRVKKVGGRLALCSLSGQARMAVEMSCLDTVLEIYDTPQDFLQQFSSQDSMRSPHQDPFLS
- a CDS encoding glycosyltransferase, producing the protein MNTIGLVAIGRNEGDRLQRCLKSVVGQADVVVYVDSGSTDGSVEFAQSLGVEVVVLDLSIPFTAARARNAGFERLLQLQPDLTFVQFVDGDCEVVPGWLETARQALSDRPDLAVVCGRRRERFPEASIYNQICDIEWDTPVGEATACGGDAMMRVAAVQQVNGFNPSLIAGEEPELCVRLRQQDWKIFRLDAEMTLHDAQMTQFSQWWKRSQRSGHAFAQGSWMHGRSPQQHWVKESRRIWIWGLVIPVVILGTAGITSGLSLLLLALYPVSALRTARYAQGKGYDPGVARWYGWFCTIGKFPELQGQLQFHLRRIFRRQATLIEYKSAPSSH
- a CDS encoding oligosaccharide flippase family protein, which encodes MADPSLTPSPEPTPDPAAKPSLKARAIRGSMWTLGGYGANQVLRFASNLVLTRLLFPEAFGLMSLVQIFLQGLEMFSDIGIKPSIIHDKRGDDPAFLNTAWTIQAGRGVGLWLLSCAIAFPASQFYREPMLTQLLPVVGLTALISGFTSTKLPTANRNLRLGLVTSLELTSYVVGLVVMVFCAWRYESVWALVAGGLVDSLLRMTLSHVMLPGISNRFHWEPEAFKSLYRFGRWIFISTALTFLAGQGDRLILGRLLDVRFLGVYTIAVTLARFPRQAISQVIDRVLFPSYAELIRDRPERVYTNLRKSRLTLIGIGWGISLTFILFGPAIINTLYDERYADAGWIIQIISLGSLIGVVGGTYDGILMAKGKTFLVSFLLVVQISVQLAAMVIGYQLNGQPGVVWGLASVTWFAYPVKAIIFSKFSLWQPEVDIPVLGAAIVIIWGSTYMLSSI
- a CDS encoding sulfotransferase — its product is MIQQPDALTAKLFRAYYKANLVVRRKSYEYLWILGHMRSGSSMFTHILNTNPEISGYGETHVFYWNEHDLTHLMCDVKYALKQLDMSDRFIMDKILHDMHIKDESLLNHPRISIIFLLRDPAETLSSMVKLWGETGDDGVQLYSVEDYTQYYCDRLRSIQRYAEIMEHPKRAFFLTHAQLIHQTDAIFRALEQHLALKFPLSEQYEKTPVTGQRKVGDWSGNLESGTIIRNPKKTLYNLDPHLLERANQAFQDCCQTLSQRCTSLPIS
- a CDS encoding glycosyltransferase, whose amino-acid sequence is MSNVPIDCDRPPRVSVILPVYNSERYLAEAIESILSQTFEDFELWIGDDCSSDRSLAIVQTYAAQDARIHVLANPTNLGVSATRNRLQAQAQGEFIAVMDADDIALPDRLSQQVSFLHDHPEVVCVGGNHALIDAEGRLLTYLALPPDNEAIQQSALAGHGSICHPCAMMRRSTLQQIGGYDESLKSALDLDLWLRLGEVGHLANLQTVVLHYRLHAHSISETRSTEQRHNARRVCERAWQRRGIEGSFEAGYAWRPTADPESQHHFMLKYGWWAFNSRQRQTAMVYGWRAIKLRPFQADGWILLGCAIAKPMPSEEP
- a CDS encoding glycosyltransferase family A protein, producing MQTLELPPPLVSVIIPMYNAEGYITQALQSVLQETTIPLEVIVVNDRSSDRSLERVQAIQDARLRVVNGAKAGISTTMNLGLAAARGTIIMRCDADDLFTPGRIASQANWLLQHPDYGAVCGSYDIIAPNGSFVLQHDTGGTPEEVTDELQQGITRTHLCTFAIRTDILRLLGGFRPYFETGEDIDLQLRLADICRVFYQIESRYCYRLHNDSITHMIPSERRVFFDRIARTFQQQRQHQGQDDLQHGIFPPIPQGSESRSYSSNEQIQGFLQGRAWQALSQGQRRNALKLGVRSLLANPGHLPTWSNFLVLLAKLPTQKAQPAPGHPNRPMAEAPQPPAEPVTSELNRDA
- a CDS encoding glycosyltransferase family 2 protein, with the protein product MVVLTYLCWAIALIVCIPVLTFTLECWLAMLPGRSPSLSVNAPRLAVLIPAHNEALGIQDTLAALMPQLVEGDRLIVIADNCSDDTAAIARSAGATVLERQNLDQRGKGYALDFGLRSLDADPPDIVVMVDADCTLLPGALRTIAQQSARSQRPVQALYLMEQPPEPSAKDSVSALAFMVKNRVRPRGLQRLGLPCLLTGTGMAFPWEMIRQSPLASGNIVEDMQLGLDLAIAGAPPQFCETARVIGRLPQQDQAATSQRTRWEHGHLQTLVTQVPRLLTTAITRQRLGVLALALDLAVPPLSLLVMLWGAAMMGAIAAGWLGVSWAIAGFLGLQGLLLLSAVMLAWARFGRSILSLGQLLSIPLYVLWKIPMYIAFIVRPQRQWVRTERDPAPPPKADSAP